In Mycobacteriales bacterium, one genomic interval encodes:
- a CDS encoding response regulator transcription factor produces the protein MAIRVVLADDHYLVREGVRRLLETEADLEVVAVCDDLDSLLAAVDTVQPDVVVTDIRMPPTGLDEGIQAAERIRETYPSVGVVVLSQYAEPRYALALLENGTTRRAYLLKERVDDVAELLGAIRTVAEGGSVIDPAVVEALVADKVRVAESPLHELTPRELDVLREMAEGSNNAGIAAALVLTERSVENAIHSIFMKLGLAWEPSVHKRVKAVLVYLTDGTS, from the coding sequence GTGGCGATCCGGGTGGTGCTGGCCGACGACCACTACCTGGTACGCGAGGGCGTGCGGCGCCTGCTCGAGACGGAGGCCGACCTCGAGGTCGTGGCGGTCTGCGACGACCTCGACTCGTTGCTCGCAGCGGTCGATACCGTGCAACCCGATGTCGTGGTCACCGACATCCGGATGCCGCCGACCGGGCTCGACGAAGGCATCCAGGCGGCCGAACGGATCCGCGAGACGTACCCCTCGGTCGGTGTTGTCGTGCTCAGCCAGTACGCCGAACCCCGCTATGCCCTGGCGCTGCTCGAGAACGGCACCACGCGGCGCGCTTACCTCCTGAAGGAACGCGTCGACGACGTGGCGGAGTTGCTCGGCGCGATCCGCACCGTCGCCGAGGGCGGGTCGGTGATCGACCCGGCGGTCGTCGAGGCGCTCGTGGCCGACAAGGTCAGGGTGGCGGAGTCGCCACTGCACGAGCTGACTCCGCGCGAGCTGGACGTGCTGCGCGAAATGGCCGAAGGGAGCAACAACGCGGGTATTGCGGCCGCCCTGGTGCTCACCGAGCGGTCGGTGGAGAACGCGATCCATTCGATCTTCATGAAGCTCGGCCTCGCATGGGAACCGTCCGTGCACAAGCGGGTTAAGGCGGTTCTCGTCTACCTCACCGACGGCACGTCCTAG
- a CDS encoding response regulator, whose protein sequence is MTAELVLVIDDNERNSKLVRDVLEAAGLRTMSALTATDGLALARDRQPDLVLMDLRLPDLDGFTARQKLLEDPRTAGIPVVAVSAIPLSHAGDTWRGAGFAGYVEKPLDVLALPDRVRGYIAGTTGPALS, encoded by the coding sequence ATGACGGCGGAACTGGTCCTGGTCATCGACGACAACGAGCGGAACTCGAAGCTGGTCCGGGACGTGCTCGAAGCCGCCGGGTTACGGACCATGTCGGCCTTGACGGCGACGGATGGCCTGGCCCTCGCCCGCGACCGGCAGCCGGACCTTGTGCTGATGGACCTGCGACTGCCCGATCTCGACGGGTTCACCGCGCGACAGAAGCTCCTCGAGGATCCGCGTACGGCGGGCATCCCGGTGGTGGCGGTCAGCGCCATTCCGCTCAGCCACGCCGGCGACACGTGGCGCGGTGCCGGATTCGCCGGATATGTCGAGAAACCCCTCGACGTTCTCGCGCTCCCGGACCGGGTGCGGGGCTACATCGCGGGCACCACGGGGCCAGCCCTCAGCTGA
- a CDS encoding nuclear transport factor 2 family protein yields the protein MKRTLAGIAAAAAVTAGLAGCGTSSASTAQNALIQKDANLYQIDQIERTWHEAASTHNVNLMMTVFAPGAVLNIGGKSYTGKSQIRNFFQEYNTSFQPTTDWVADTPSFKMRTTVNGDKGTLYFECDYIDVKTGKVTDVVGVDHDVQKINGKWLVVSSVASTPTLSR from the coding sequence ATGAAGCGCACGCTTGCAGGTATCGCCGCCGCGGCCGCCGTGACCGCGGGTCTCGCCGGATGCGGCACGTCGAGCGCGAGCACCGCGCAGAACGCGCTCATCCAGAAGGATGCCAACCTCTACCAGATCGACCAGATCGAGCGAACCTGGCACGAGGCGGCATCCACCCACAACGTGAACCTCATGATGACCGTGTTCGCGCCGGGCGCAGTGCTCAACATCGGCGGCAAGTCCTACACCGGCAAATCTCAGATCCGGAACTTCTTTCAGGAGTACAACACCTCCTTCCAGCCGACCACCGACTGGGTTGCCGACACACCATCGTTCAAGATGCGCACCACGGTGAACGGTGACAAGGGAACGCTGTACTTCGAGTGCGACTACATCGACGTCAAGACCGGCAAGGTCACCGACGTCGTAGGTGTGGACCACGACGTGCAGAAGATCAACGGCAAGTGGCTGGTCGTGTCGTCGGTCGCCTCGACGCCGACCCTCAGTCGTTGA